A genomic segment from Dermatobacter hominis encodes:
- a CDS encoding DUF3800 domain-containing protein, producing MALLFHIDESIESNRFHVHLGLLADGPGVAGATTRLETLADQVRQQQALVPYPLEFHGYEMLQRVGAWSWFSYAEIFGFYEEALRALQLFDIEVIIRAADLDAVSRRRGASFDVYEPMFSNLLERLNERCRNRCEHGLVVADEQQQYGPVLQKLLYRWQRTGTGGYRAQVLDRVLDAAHFVDSKLSRMIQLADLAAYVERRRRATPHESHSQAEAAMARFHQMVTAAVPSPQGQYRTLWVG from the coding sequence CTGCTGTTCCACATCGACGAGTCGATCGAGTCGAACCGCTTCCACGTTCACTTGGGGCTCCTGGCCGATGGCCCCGGCGTCGCCGGTGCGACAACGCGCCTGGAGACGCTTGCGGACCAGGTTCGTCAACAACAGGCGCTGGTGCCGTATCCGCTCGAGTTCCACGGCTACGAGATGCTCCAGCGAGTCGGCGCTTGGAGCTGGTTCTCGTACGCCGAGATCTTCGGGTTCTACGAGGAGGCGCTCCGCGCACTTCAGCTGTTCGACATCGAGGTGATCATCCGCGCCGCCGATCTGGATGCGGTCTCACGCCGACGGGGCGCTTCTTTCGACGTGTACGAGCCAATGTTCTCGAACCTGCTCGAGAGACTGAACGAACGGTGTCGGAACCGCTGCGAGCACGGTCTCGTCGTGGCCGACGAGCAACAGCAGTACGGCCCGGTTCTCCAGAAGCTGCTCTACCGCTGGCAACGGACCGGGACCGGTGGCTACCGGGCGCAGGTGCTCGACCGCGTACTTGATGCTGCCCACTTCGTTGACTCGAAGTTGTCGAGGATGATCCAGCTTGCTGACCTTGCGGCATACGTCGAGCGGCGGCGTCGAGCCACGCCGCACGAGTCACACTCGCAAGCCGAAGCGGCGATGGCTCGATTTCACCAGATGGTCACCGCAGCGGTGCCGTCGCCGCAGGGCCAGTACAGAACGCTGTGGGTCGGTTGA
- a CDS encoding tyrosine-type recombinase/integrase: MTDTRYDNSQLDELAATATVELHAAMTVDEFVGAVLRCWNDDEQLRDQTVTRMGETIVRFARRLAATGIDTIDAIDTGACVGFIDAPTRTGTQATNATRHARRVALRALFRTGRNLGVLTTDPTLDVALPARTSLTARPLTDDELTLCRSAVQPNTATNLVRPAAWALAEATAATSEIPEIRRRDLDHDHGTPTAVTLPGTPRLRARTVELTDWGAAILTRRLVEIDTAPNALLAYTGSCPSRSVARQAAACNLITAVLRACGLANESDVRPASVRHWRARTAFDAGASIETVATLLGHRRLDEAAEAIAHDWAPT, from the coding sequence ATGACCGACACCCGCTACGACAACAGCCAACTCGACGAGCTCGCCGCCACCGCGACCGTCGAGCTCCACGCCGCGATGACCGTCGACGAGTTCGTCGGGGCAGTGCTGCGCTGCTGGAACGACGACGAGCAGCTCCGGGACCAGACCGTGACCCGGATGGGCGAGACGATCGTCCGCTTCGCTCGACGCCTGGCCGCTACGGGCATCGACACGATCGACGCTATCGACACCGGCGCCTGCGTCGGGTTCATCGACGCTCCCACCAGGACCGGCACCCAAGCCACGAACGCCACCCGCCACGCCCGTCGCGTCGCCCTGCGAGCGCTGTTCCGCACCGGCCGCAACCTCGGCGTCCTCACCACCGACCCCACCCTCGACGTCGCGCTACCGGCCCGCACCTCGCTCACCGCCCGTCCGCTCACCGACGACGAACTCACCCTCTGTCGCTCGGCGGTTCAACCGAACACCGCCACGAACCTGGTGCGGCCGGCTGCCTGGGCGCTCGCGGAGGCCACCGCAGCTACCAGCGAGATCCCCGAGATCCGCCGACGCGACCTCGACCACGATCACGGGACACCCACTGCGGTGACGTTGCCTGGGACCCCCCGGCTCCGGGCCCGCACCGTCGAGCTCACCGACTGGGGCGCCGCCATCCTCACCCGGCGCCTCGTCGAGATCGACACCGCACCCAATGCACTCCTGGCCTACACCGGCAGCTGCCCCTCTCGCTCCGTCGCCCGACAAGCCGCGGCTTGCAACCTCATCACCGCCGTACTGCGAGCATGCGGCCTCGCCAACGAATCCGATGTACGCCCCGCGTCGGTGCGCCACTGGCGCGCCCGCACGGCATTCGACGCCGGCGCCAGCATCGAGACGGTCGCGACGCTCCTCGGCCACCGGCGTCTCGACGAAGCCGCCGAAGCCATCGCACACGACTGGGCGCCAACATGA
- a CDS encoding DUF2442 domain-containing protein yields the protein MENRPSDDPAARGDGSDWYYDVDLHGGVVRPWCSHPRCERLRERAPDGSWSCGHRSPDSRREAALVAAVEQLADTAPVQRTAADEFWERLAGPFTDVAGAAERLGCAPVEVAERIACRELLGCRLADADATWVLPEKQFDVLDALPQVLARAGYRPHRAARGWEIVGWLASPNDHLDGLTVYEALVAGRSDEVLALAAIVNRPADGPLDTLSQIQDIVSTPTDGPGIRSSDLRPVLRQAALEMLEWTTRRPREPVDVVDRLDEAASWLETEIGRRGQGAVLGPVVLDVRRAMFELQRPIDGAEADVAARVEIHAAWLERNAPSLYGVRWNDLRNDLIAAGVQLRRRAADRVSRPLDRAADATEVVTRYLVVDVVAVKVLARYVVELTFDDGFVGVVDLEGWLRGSAFEPVRADYANFLAVRVNSDSGTIEFPNGADLSPSALYLAAKPSIPD from the coding sequence ATGGAGAACCGACCTTCAGATGATCCGGCGGCTCGCGGCGACGGCAGCGACTGGTACTACGACGTCGACCTTCATGGCGGGGTGGTCCGTCCGTGGTGTTCACACCCGCGGTGTGAGCGGCTGCGGGAGCGGGCGCCAGACGGCTCGTGGAGTTGCGGTCACCGCAGCCCGGATTCGCGGCGTGAGGCTGCCCTCGTAGCAGCGGTCGAGCAGCTGGCGGACACCGCACCGGTCCAGCGCACCGCAGCGGACGAGTTCTGGGAGCGCCTCGCCGGGCCCTTCACCGACGTCGCGGGGGCGGCGGAGCGGCTCGGCTGCGCACCTGTCGAGGTCGCGGAGCGGATCGCGTGCCGCGAGCTGCTGGGGTGCCGCCTCGCTGACGCTGACGCGACGTGGGTGCTGCCCGAGAAGCAGTTCGACGTGCTTGACGCGCTTCCGCAGGTGCTCGCTCGGGCTGGCTACCGGCCGCATCGCGCCGCACGCGGCTGGGAGATCGTCGGCTGGCTCGCCAGCCCGAACGATCATCTCGACGGCCTCACCGTGTACGAGGCGCTCGTCGCAGGCCGCTCAGACGAGGTGCTCGCACTGGCGGCGATCGTCAACCGGCCGGCCGACGGACCGCTGGACACGTTGTCGCAGATCCAAGACATCGTCTCGACACCGACCGACGGACCGGGGATCCGCTCGAGCGACCTACGCCCAGTGCTGCGGCAGGCCGCCCTCGAGATGCTGGAGTGGACTACGCGGCGTCCTCGGGAGCCGGTCGACGTGGTCGATCGACTCGACGAGGCGGCCTCGTGGCTCGAGACGGAGATCGGCAGACGCGGCCAGGGGGCGGTGCTCGGACCTGTGGTCCTCGACGTCCGGCGTGCGATGTTCGAACTGCAGCGACCGATCGATGGCGCCGAGGCCGACGTTGCGGCACGGGTCGAGATCCACGCGGCGTGGCTGGAGCGCAACGCACCATCGCTGTACGGCGTCAGGTGGAACGACCTGCGGAACGACCTGATCGCCGCAGGGGTTCAGTTGCGGCGCCGCGCAGCTGACCGGGTCAGTCGACCGCTGGACCGAGCAGCGGACGCGACGGAGGTGGTCACCAGGTATCTGGTCGTGGACGTTGTCGCAGTGAAGGTGTTGGCCCGCTACGTGGTCGAGCTGACCTTCGACGACGGGTTCGTCGGCGTGGTGGACCTCGAAGGCTGGCTGCGGGGCTCGGCGTTCGAGCCGGTACGAGCCGACTACGCGAACTTCCTCGCAGTGCGCGTGAACTCAGACTCCGGGACGATCGAGTTCCCCAACGGGGCCGACCTCTCGCCCTCAGCGCTGTACCTGGCGGCGAAGCCTTCCATCCCGGACTGA
- a CDS encoding HEPN domain-containing protein, whose product MLAQNHHRGIEGDGWFWRLDGDEDDAKPGRLTAHLGGSITLELSTPMLTEARPWPSTSNDVRSACAIYGLVGSTRVTLLGARVAGLSQTSTTALADRERLDIDTAVIGAHLPVIGRRDRTVGVITDALLVEFELLETWLGRRGIHIEMRGRSGDDRFTSATVQFDYPDTLTAPIDGGHLELQTEWTPPTYDEDVVGVRTGTLLRVILDSPRDVDEAIHHAASVQLLLALLTSAAPDVLNLRLHHPDRRAGQRGDLPLYDPVALVYRWSRRRPEQQSAPLTSPFSDSREALLDFEELGGIDALAAWTSIANELHLILSLLTSAAFVERLPHENAFLNVTSAAEGLHRHWYPVSKDDEKAAKRWVATILNKLESLPRDDRQRVKGKLKRAHEPSLERRLRELADRLPLTAAALTDNDVSTWSAAVAWVRNQLAHPNSPAEVKEREERGLYPASGFEYLFLAHSVYWLTTAALVAELGVSDALIAERISDHELHWKNQRAHDAVSRWRRDDEAGVAGFVRPGDDP is encoded by the coding sequence ATGCTGGCGCAGAACCATCACCGAGGGATCGAAGGCGACGGCTGGTTCTGGCGACTGGACGGCGACGAAGACGACGCCAAGCCCGGACGTCTCACCGCCCACCTCGGCGGTTCCATCACGCTGGAACTGTCCACGCCGATGCTCACCGAGGCTCGTCCCTGGCCATCGACCAGCAACGACGTCCGCTCGGCCTGTGCGATCTACGGATTGGTCGGCAGCACCCGGGTGACACTCCTCGGAGCTCGCGTGGCCGGCCTCAGCCAGACATCCACGACCGCGCTCGCTGACCGGGAACGGCTCGACATCGACACCGCAGTCATCGGTGCCCACCTGCCCGTCATCGGGCGCCGCGACCGCACGGTAGGAGTGATCACGGACGCCCTGCTGGTCGAGTTCGAACTCCTAGAGACGTGGCTTGGGCGCCGCGGCATCCACATCGAGATGCGCGGACGCAGCGGGGACGATCGCTTCACCTCGGCGACGGTTCAGTTCGACTACCCGGACACCCTCACTGCGCCGATCGATGGGGGACACCTGGAGCTGCAGACCGAATGGACGCCGCCGACCTACGACGAAGATGTCGTGGGCGTGCGCACCGGGACGCTCCTCCGGGTCATCCTCGACTCGCCGCGGGACGTCGACGAGGCGATCCACCACGCAGCATCCGTGCAGCTGTTGCTCGCCCTGCTCACCTCAGCGGCCCCTGACGTCCTGAACCTGCGCCTTCACCATCCAGACCGTCGCGCCGGCCAACGCGGTGACCTCCCGCTGTACGACCCAGTCGCGCTCGTGTACCGCTGGTCGCGACGCCGGCCCGAACAGCAGTCCGCTCCACTGACCAGTCCGTTCTCCGACTCCCGAGAGGCCCTCCTCGACTTCGAGGAGCTCGGAGGCATCGACGCTCTCGCGGCATGGACCTCGATCGCCAACGAGCTCCACCTGATCCTGTCGCTCCTCACCTCCGCGGCGTTCGTGGAGCGGCTACCGCATGAGAACGCCTTCCTCAACGTCACGTCGGCCGCGGAGGGGCTGCATCGGCACTGGTACCCGGTCTCCAAGGACGACGAGAAGGCAGCGAAGAGATGGGTCGCAACGATCCTGAACAAGCTGGAGAGCCTGCCGCGAGACGACCGCCAGCGTGTCAAGGGAAAGCTCAAGCGAGCTCATGAGCCCAGCCTGGAGCGCCGGCTGCGAGAGCTCGCTGATCGGCTGCCACTGACCGCAGCGGCCCTCACCGACAACGACGTGAGCACTTGGAGCGCAGCGGTGGCATGGGTCCGCAACCAGCTCGCTCATCCGAACTCCCCAGCCGAAGTGAAGGAACGGGAGGAACGCGGCCTGTACCCAGCCAGCGGATTCGAGTACCTCTTCCTTGCGCATTCGGTCTACTGGCTGACGACGGCTGCCCTCGTGGCAGAGCTCGGCGTCTCGGATGCTCTGATCGCCGAACGAATCTCGGACCACGAGCTCCACTGGAAGAACCAGCGAGCACACGACGCGGTGTCGAGGTGGCGACGCGATGACGAAGCTGGAGTCGCGGGTTTCGTGCGGCCCGGCGATGACCCGTAG